Proteins from one Streptosporangium becharense genomic window:
- a CDS encoding PadR family transcriptional regulator, protein MAIRQGLLALLSQGPRYGYQLRAEFEASTGATWPLNIGQVYTTLSRMERDGLVSPGEQDDQGRVVYSITEAGRTEMERWFDTPVAQSDRPRDELVIKLAMAVAAGADVRPIIRAQRTATMSTLQRLTRAKHTAVQGAAQRLVLDSMIFQAEAEQRWLDHCEAVLTASPRTQERQR, encoded by the coding sequence GGGCCCCGCTACGGCTACCAGTTGCGCGCGGAGTTCGAGGCGTCGACAGGGGCGACCTGGCCGCTCAACATCGGCCAGGTCTACACGACCCTCTCCCGCATGGAGCGCGACGGCCTGGTGAGCCCCGGTGAACAGGACGACCAGGGCCGGGTCGTCTACTCGATCACCGAGGCCGGCCGGACCGAGATGGAGCGGTGGTTCGACACCCCCGTCGCCCAGTCCGACCGGCCCCGGGATGAGCTGGTCATCAAGCTGGCCATGGCCGTCGCCGCCGGTGCGGACGTGCGTCCGATCATCCGGGCCCAGCGCACCGCCACCATGAGCACGCTGCAACGCCTCACCCGAGCCAAGCACACCGCCGTCCAGGGGGCCGCGCAGCGGCTGGTGCTCGACTCGATGATCTTCCAGGCCGAGGCCGAGCAGCGCTGGCTCGATCACTGCGAGGCCGTGCTCACGGCCTCGCCCCGGACTCAGGAGAGACAACGATGA
- a CDS encoding ABC transporter ATP-binding protein, translating into MSFDPVLRLAGVTRVHGDGPQAVTALREVNLDVDPGQLVAVMGPSGAGKSTLLNVAGGLDRPTSGSVVVEGVTLTDLPAAGLAALRRRRVGYVFQDLNLIPSLTAAENVMLPRELDGIRARQARREALEVLTEAGVGEIADRFPGEISGGQRQRVAIARALARERRLILADEPTGALDTPTGDEILQLLRARCDAGAAVLLVTHEPRYAAWADRVVFLRDGEIADSTAVSLESAR; encoded by the coding sequence ATGAGTTTCGACCCGGTCTTACGGCTCGCGGGCGTCACCCGCGTGCACGGCGACGGGCCGCAGGCCGTGACGGCGCTCCGGGAGGTGAACCTGGACGTCGACCCCGGGCAGTTGGTCGCGGTGATGGGGCCCTCCGGGGCTGGCAAGTCCACCCTGCTCAACGTCGCGGGCGGGCTCGATCGGCCCACCTCGGGCTCGGTGGTCGTCGAGGGCGTCACCCTGACGGACCTGCCGGCCGCGGGGCTCGCCGCGCTCCGCCGCCGCCGCGTCGGCTACGTCTTCCAGGACCTCAACCTCATCCCCTCCCTCACCGCCGCCGAGAACGTGATGCTCCCGCGCGAGCTGGACGGGATCCGGGCGAGGCAGGCCCGCCGCGAGGCGCTGGAGGTCCTCACCGAGGCCGGCGTCGGCGAGATCGCCGACCGCTTCCCCGGCGAGATCTCCGGCGGCCAGCGCCAGCGGGTCGCCATCGCCCGTGCCCTGGCCCGGGAGCGGCGGCTGATCCTGGCCGACGAGCCCACCGGCGCGCTCGACACCCCCACCGGTGACGAGATCCTCCAGCTCCTGCGTGCCCGCTGCGACGCCGGGGCGGCGGTCCTCCTCGTCACCCACGAGCCCCGCTACGCCGCCTGGGCCGACCGGGTGGTCTTCCTGCGCGACGGTGAGATCGCCGACTCCACCGCGGTCTCCCTGGAGAGCGCCCGATGA
- a CDS encoding FtsX-like permease family protein: protein MSAGAGAQPGRARLTPAAFLAALRISRRAALRARGRTALIVTMIALPVLVITVLLTLRETVDISPREGLTAQIGAADLRVWTTWSPGAVTQDVEGNLSWNDPGPLRGPRTAGEIMGLLGPGARIIPANDGSVEFRGADGYDRVSAHELDLRDPLTKGMYRLLRGRLPATPGEVAVTAGALEHGFRLGGTVEMTPRRTPMRVVGVIEPPHRVGITEAVGLPGTLLFDKRNGSGSGWLADTPAPLTRDGVRKLNGAGLRVQAPAVVEHPEDYPDPVVRYDVDRIVGIGLAGLMIVLETVLLAGPAFAVGLRRRRRELALIAAQGGSPRHLRMIVLADGLALGGGAALIGLVAGVGLASLAALLEAGRLLGAVGPLDIPWMPVAAVALLGAVSGLVAAVAPAVQAARQNPAAVLGGRRDEARARRAGPLTGLVVVVAGVAAAVFAVRFNVVWVFAAALLSQLGLVALTPWLVGAAAGPAGRLPLPFRLAARDASRNRGRTAFAVAAVMTATAAFTAAGVAASSGFAHNRDSFQAALPAGTTTIRGVGLDDDRWAALRAAVERELPGVPMIEAVEPRDARGTVVELGARYPAGSQSSGRFRHLGGLPVGDEQLLTLVQGRRDPAAVAALAAGKAVVFDPRLVRGDRLGLTMVGIAVPEPEEPEEPEVPDDLTVPAVVARAADPGYAVAVLPPSALHRIGLKTESRTLYVDPAVHRLDYERGRKLERELRAVNDRADVYVELGFQGDVVFQLRLLLVAASILVLGGTFVATGLAAADLRPDLATMAAVGAAPGTRRLVVAGQAGFIAGLGVPIGAGAGLLTGIAAAWPMTTRARDFTWLTAESAAPGTEAPTVEIPWLFLTVIVIGLPPLAALLAGAFARTRVTLTRRIA from the coding sequence ATGAGCGCCGGGGCCGGGGCCCAACCGGGCCGCGCGCGTCTCACGCCGGCGGCGTTCCTCGCCGCCCTGCGGATCTCCCGGCGGGCCGCCCTGCGGGCCCGGGGACGCACCGCTCTGATCGTCACGATGATCGCCCTGCCCGTCCTCGTGATCACCGTGCTCCTGACCCTCCGGGAGACCGTGGACATCAGCCCGCGGGAGGGGCTGACCGCGCAGATCGGAGCCGCCGACCTCCGGGTCTGGACGACCTGGAGCCCGGGGGCGGTGACGCAGGACGTCGAAGGAAACCTCTCCTGGAATGATCCGGGCCCGCTAAGAGGGCCGCGCACCGCCGGGGAGATCATGGGTCTCCTCGGACCGGGGGCCCGGATCATCCCGGCGAACGACGGCAGCGTCGAGTTCAGGGGAGCGGACGGCTACGACCGGGTGTCCGCCCACGAGCTGGACCTGCGCGACCCGCTGACCAAGGGGATGTACCGCCTGCTCCGGGGCCGCCTCCCGGCCACGCCCGGGGAGGTCGCGGTGACCGCCGGCGCGCTGGAGCACGGGTTCCGGCTCGGCGGGACGGTGGAGATGACCCCCAGGAGGACGCCGATGCGGGTCGTCGGCGTGATCGAGCCCCCGCACCGGGTCGGGATCACGGAGGCCGTGGGACTCCCCGGCACCCTGCTGTTCGACAAGCGGAACGGCAGCGGCAGCGGCTGGCTGGCCGACACCCCGGCGCCGCTGACCCGGGACGGCGTCCGGAAGCTGAACGGCGCCGGGTTGCGCGTCCAGGCTCCTGCCGTCGTGGAACATCCGGAGGACTACCCCGATCCCGTCGTCCGGTACGACGTCGACCGGATCGTGGGCATCGGGCTCGCCGGGCTCATGATCGTGTTGGAGACGGTGCTGCTCGCCGGCCCGGCCTTCGCGGTCGGGCTCCGCCGCCGCCGCCGCGAGCTCGCGCTGATCGCCGCCCAGGGCGGATCGCCACGGCACCTGCGCATGATCGTGCTCGCGGACGGTCTCGCCCTCGGCGGCGGAGCGGCGCTGATCGGCCTGGTCGCGGGGGTCGGTCTGGCGTCCCTGGCCGCTCTGCTGGAGGCCGGGCGGTTGCTGGGGGCGGTCGGCCCCCTGGACATCCCCTGGATGCCGGTGGCGGCCGTCGCGCTGCTCGGCGCGGTCAGCGGTCTCGTGGCCGCCGTGGCGCCCGCCGTGCAGGCGGCCCGCCAGAATCCGGCGGCGGTGCTCGGCGGTCGCAGGGACGAGGCGCGCGCCAGGCGGGCCGGTCCGCTGACCGGCCTGGTCGTGGTCGTCGCGGGGGTCGCGGCGGCCGTGTTCGCCGTCAGGTTCAACGTGGTCTGGGTCTTCGCCGCGGCGCTCCTCTCCCAGCTGGGCCTCGTCGCGCTGACCCCGTGGCTGGTCGGGGCCGCCGCGGGCCCGGCCGGCCGGCTCCCCCTGCCGTTCCGGCTGGCCGCCCGTGACGCCTCCCGCAACCGCGGCCGCACGGCCTTCGCGGTCGCGGCGGTCATGACGGCCACGGCGGCCTTCACGGCCGCAGGGGTGGCGGCGAGCAGTGGTTTCGCCCACAACCGGGACAGCTTCCAGGCGGCGCTCCCGGCCGGGACCACGACGATCCGCGGCGTCGGCCTCGACGACGACCGGTGGGCGGCGCTCAGGGCCGCCGTCGAGCGGGAGCTGCCCGGGGTGCCGATGATCGAGGCCGTCGAACCCCGGGACGCCCGGGGAACCGTCGTCGAGCTGGGCGCCCGATATCCCGCCGGGAGCCAATCGTCCGGAAGATTCCGCCACCTCGGTGGGCTGCCGGTCGGGGACGAGCAGCTGCTCACTCTCGTCCAGGGGCGGCGGGATCCCGCGGCGGTGGCGGCTCTCGCCGCGGGCAAGGCCGTGGTGTTCGACCCGCGTCTGGTGCGCGGCGACCGGCTGGGCCTGACCATGGTGGGGATCGCCGTCCCGGAACCGGAGGAACCGGAGGAACCGGAGGTACCAGACGATCTAACTGTCCCCGCGGTCGTGGCTCGGGCGGCCGACCCCGGATACGCCGTCGCGGTGCTTCCCCCCTCCGCACTCCACCGCATCGGGCTGAAAACCGAGTCCCGCACGCTGTACGTCGACCCCGCCGTCCACCGGCTCGACTACGAAAGGGGACGGAAACTGGAACGGGAACTCCGGGCGGTGAACGACAGGGCGGACGTGTACGTCGAGCTCGGATTCCAGGGGGACGTCGTCTTCCAGCTGAGGTTGCTCCTGGTGGCGGCGTCGATCCTGGTGCTGGGCGGCACGTTCGTCGCGACCGGTCTCGCCGCGGCCGACCTCCGGCCCGACCTCGCGACCATGGCCGCGGTCGGGGCCGCGCCGGGCACGCGGCGGCTGGTCGTCGCCGGGCAGGCTGGGTTCATCGCGGGCCTCGGCGTGCCGATCGGCGCCGGGGCGGGCCTCCTGACGGGAATCGCCGCGGCCTGGCCGATGACGACCCGGGCACGGGACTTCACCTGGCTGACGGCGGAGAGCGCGGCACCGGGAACGGAGGCGCCGACGGTCGAGATCCCCTGGCTCTTCCTCACGGTGATCGTGATCGGCCTGCCGCCGCTGGCGGCGCTGCTGGCCGGCGCGTTCGCCCGGACGAGGGTGACGCTCACCCGCCGGATCGCCTGA
- the serA gene encoding phosphoglycerate dehydrogenase encodes MNKPVVLVAEELSEAGLAVLGADFDVRHADGADRAQFLPALAEADALIVRSATQVDAEAIAHAPKLRVVARAGVGLDNVDVEAATKAGVMVVNAPTSNITSAAEHTVALILASARNVAQAHAALKGGEWKRSKYTGVELDGKVVAILGLGKIGQLVAQRLQPFGVELIAYDPYLQPARAAQMGVRLVSLEEALREADFVTVHLPKSKETIGLIGDKELHAVKPSVRLINVARGGIIDEGALYSAIKEGRVAGAGIDVFPKEPVTDSPLFELDQVVVTPHLGASTHEAQEKAGTQVARSVKLALAGEFVPDAVNVQGGAVAEDVKPGLPLAEKLGRVFTALAGEVATKLDVEVRGEIASQDVRVLELAALKGVFTDVVEDSVTYVNAPLLAKDRGVSVDLVTSPDSPDWRNVVTVRGVLADGRTVSVSGTLSGPRQVTKIVEVNGYQMEIEPTDHLSFFAYTDRPGIVGVVGRILGDHSINIASMQVARDTKGGKALIALTVDTAIPAEVVDQIGAEIGADSGRSVDLTD; translated from the coding sequence GTGAACAAGCCTGTCGTACTGGTCGCTGAGGAACTCTCCGAGGCCGGTCTCGCGGTCCTGGGTGCGGACTTCGACGTCCGCCACGCCGACGGAGCCGACCGCGCACAGTTCCTGCCCGCGCTCGCCGAGGCGGACGCGCTCATCGTGCGCAGCGCCACCCAGGTGGACGCCGAGGCGATCGCCCACGCACCCAAGCTGCGTGTTGTCGCCCGCGCCGGCGTCGGTCTGGACAACGTCGACGTGGAGGCCGCGACCAAGGCCGGCGTCATGGTGGTCAACGCGCCGACCTCCAACATCACCAGCGCCGCCGAGCACACCGTCGCCCTGATCCTCGCCTCCGCCCGCAACGTCGCGCAGGCGCACGCCGCGCTCAAGGGCGGCGAGTGGAAGCGCTCGAAGTACACCGGCGTGGAGCTCGACGGCAAGGTCGTCGCCATCCTCGGCCTCGGCAAGATCGGCCAGCTGGTCGCGCAGCGCCTGCAGCCGTTCGGCGTGGAGCTCATCGCCTACGACCCCTACCTGCAGCCGGCCCGCGCCGCCCAGATGGGCGTCCGCCTGGTCTCGCTGGAGGAGGCCCTGCGCGAGGCCGACTTCGTCACCGTGCACCTGCCCAAGTCCAAGGAGACCATCGGCCTCATCGGTGACAAGGAACTGCACGCGGTCAAGCCGAGCGTCCGGCTGATCAACGTCGCCCGCGGCGGCATCATCGACGAGGGCGCCCTCTACTCCGCGATCAAGGAGGGGCGGGTCGCCGGTGCCGGCATCGACGTGTTCCCGAAGGAGCCCGTGACCGACAGCCCGCTCTTCGAGCTCGACCAGGTCGTCGTCACCCCGCACCTGGGCGCCTCCACGCACGAGGCCCAGGAGAAGGCGGGCACGCAGGTCGCGCGGAGCGTGAAGCTCGCCCTCGCCGGGGAGTTCGTGCCGGACGCGGTCAACGTCCAGGGCGGCGCCGTCGCCGAGGACGTCAAGCCGGGCCTGCCGCTGGCCGAGAAGCTCGGCCGGGTGTTCACCGCCCTCGCCGGCGAGGTCGCCACCAAGCTCGACGTCGAGGTCCGCGGTGAGATCGCCTCCCAGGACGTCCGCGTGCTGGAGCTGGCGGCGCTCAAGGGCGTCTTCACCGACGTGGTCGAGGACTCGGTCACCTACGTCAACGCCCCGCTGCTGGCCAAGGACCGCGGTGTCTCGGTCGACCTGGTCACCAGCCCCGACAGCCCCGACTGGCGCAACGTCGTGACCGTCCGCGGCGTGCTCGCCGACGGCCGCACGGTCTCGGTCTCCGGCACCCTGTCCGGGCCGCGGCAGGTCACGAAGATCGTCGAGGTCAACGGCTACCAGATGGAGATCGAGCCGACCGACCACCTGTCGTTCTTCGCCTACACCGACCGTCCCGGAATCGTCGGCGTGGTCGGCCGTATCCTCGGCGACCACTCCATCAACATCGCCTCGATGCAGGTGGCCCGCGACACCAAGGGCGGCAAGGCTCTGATCGCGCTGACCGTCGACACCGCCATCCCGGCCGAGGTGGTCGACCAGATCGGCGCCGAGATCGGCGCCGACAGCGGCCGTTCGGTCGACCTGACCGACTGA
- a CDS encoding C40 family peptidase: protein MEGTILSGKTYHPRVLTMIVAGAAVLATPTAAPAAATTTPSAKPAVPPAALAAPSALAASSVLAAPPAAPAVLPATPEALPAAPAVLPATPEALPAGQAAGPAAAPAPLPASGPATLSGTRLASASGPKLAALAARTVRPAWRKAIDWAMAQRGTPYVWGGTGKGGFDCSGLMLRAYGAAGITLPRVAADQYRAFDKKIAWDDLKPGDLVFFSGLGHVGMITKPGHMVHAPRTGDVVKEEKLSSWRRQAFVGAVRPDPAGVKRAAQQAKEAKRAKEDGGTDEASSTVHPADA, encoded by the coding sequence ATGGAAGGAACGATCCTGTCCGGCAAGACGTACCACCCCCGTGTCCTGACCATGATCGTCGCCGGCGCCGCGGTGCTCGCGACCCCCACCGCGGCACCGGCGGCCGCCACCACGACCCCGTCCGCGAAGCCCGCGGTTCCTCCCGCCGCCCTCGCGGCTCCATCAGCCCTCGCGGCCTCATCAGTTCTCGCGGCTCCGCCCGCCGCCCCCGCCGTGCTGCCCGCCACTCCCGAGGCCCTGCCCGCCGCCCCCGCCGTGCTGCCCGCCACTCCCGAGGCCCTGCCCGCCGGCCAGGCCGCCGGCCCGGCCGCGGCCCCCGCGCCGCTCCCCGCCTCCGGCCCGGCCACTCTCAGCGGCACGAGACTCGCCTCCGCCAGCGGCCCGAAACTCGCGGCGCTCGCCGCCCGGACCGTCAGACCCGCCTGGCGCAAGGCGATCGACTGGGCCATGGCGCAGCGCGGCACACCCTACGTGTGGGGCGGCACCGGCAAGGGCGGCTTCGACTGCTCCGGCCTGATGCTCCGCGCCTACGGCGCCGCCGGGATCACGCTGCCCCGCGTCGCCGCCGACCAGTACCGGGCCTTCGACAAGAAGATCGCCTGGGACGACCTCAAGCCCGGCGACCTCGTCTTCTTCAGCGGTCTCGGGCATGTGGGCATGATCACGAAACCCGGTCACATGGTGCACGCCCCGCGCACCGGCGACGTGGTCAAGGAGGAGAAGCTGAGCTCCTGGCGCCGCCAGGCCTTCGTCGGGGCCGTGCGTCCGGACCCGGCCGGCGTCAAGCGCGCGGCCCAGCAGGCGAAGGAAGCGAAACGGGCGAAGGAGGACGGCGGCACGGACGAGGCCTCCTCGACCGTGCACCCGGCCGACGCGTGA
- a CDS encoding 3-isopropylmalate dehydrogenase, translating into MDSRNIRLAVIPGDGIGVEVVTEGLKVLEAVGTKVETTTYDLGARRYHETGETLPDAVLDELRGYDAILLGAVGDPSVPPGVLERDLLLRLRFELDHYVNLRPVKLFPGVETPLGRSRPEDIDMVVVREGTEGPYAGAGGAMRRGTPHEIATQESFNTAYGVERVVRYAFEKALARPRRKLTLVHKTNVLTYAGDLWARTFDRVSLEYSDVQTDYCHVDAASMFFVTQPERFDVIVTDNLFGDILTDIGAAIAGGIGLAASGNVNPDRTAPSMFEPVHGSAPDIAGQGKADPTATILSVAMLLDHLGLAEEAARVEQAVADDLVERQTGWAGRTTHEIGDDITARVAG; encoded by the coding sequence ATGGATTCGCGCAACATTCGCCTGGCGGTCATCCCCGGTGACGGGATCGGCGTCGAGGTCGTCACCGAGGGCTTGAAGGTTCTGGAAGCGGTCGGCACGAAGGTGGAGACCACCACGTACGACCTCGGTGCCAGGCGCTACCACGAGACCGGCGAAACCCTACCGGACGCCGTGCTCGACGAGCTGCGCGGCTACGACGCCATCCTGCTCGGCGCGGTCGGCGACCCCAGCGTCCCCCCGGGTGTCCTGGAGCGTGACCTGCTGCTCAGGCTCCGCTTCGAGCTCGACCACTACGTGAACCTCCGTCCGGTCAAGCTCTTCCCCGGCGTCGAGACCCCGCTCGGCCGGTCCCGTCCGGAGGACATCGACATGGTCGTGGTCCGCGAGGGCACCGAGGGGCCGTACGCCGGGGCGGGTGGCGCCATGCGCCGCGGCACGCCGCACGAGATCGCGACCCAGGAGTCGTTCAACACCGCGTACGGGGTCGAGCGGGTCGTGCGTTACGCCTTCGAGAAGGCGCTCGCCCGGCCCCGCAGGAAGCTGACGCTGGTCCACAAGACCAACGTCCTCACCTACGCCGGTGACCTGTGGGCCCGCACCTTCGACCGTGTCAGCCTGGAGTACTCCGACGTCCAGACCGACTACTGCCACGTCGACGCGGCCTCGATGTTCTTCGTCACCCAGCCCGAGCGCTTCGACGTGATCGTCACCGACAACCTCTTCGGCGACATCCTGACCGACATCGGCGCGGCGATCGCCGGCGGCATCGGCCTGGCGGCCAGCGGCAACGTCAACCCCGACCGCACCGCGCCGAGCATGTTCGAGCCGGTCCACGGCAGCGCTCCCGACATCGCGGGCCAGGGCAAGGCCGACCCGACCGCGACGATCCTGTCGGTCGCCATGCTCCTGGACCACCTGGGCCTGGCCGAGGAGGCCGCCCGGGTCGAGCAGGCCGTCGCGGACGACCTCGTCGAGCGGCAGACCGGCTGGGCCGGCCGGACCACCCACGAGATCGGCGACGACATCACCGCGCGAGTAGCCGGCTGA
- a CDS encoding branched-chain amino acid aminotransferase, translating into MTTAQKLSFDVQLSDHARTAAEREQVLADPGFGQVFTDHMISIDYTEGTGWHDARLMPYGPLSLDPATSVFHYAQELFEGMKAYRQESGAIATFRPYANAARFNRSALRMAMPELPEETFVESLEVLVQTDREWVPTTPGHSLYLRPFMIATQPALGVNYPSRTYKYMVIASPAASYFGGGRPVSVWLSTEYTRAAPGGTGYAKCGGNYAAAFVAQRQAVEQGCDQVVWLDAGEHRYVEEMGGMNLFFVYGDRLLTPALTGTLLPGITRDSILALAGDLGLTAEEGRLSIEEWQEGCESGALTEVFACGTAAVVTPVGSVKGADRAWTIGDGTQGPVTTRIREELVGIQYGSRPDSRGWVHKIC; encoded by the coding sequence ATGACCACCGCTCAGAAGCTCAGCTTCGACGTGCAGCTCTCCGACCACGCTCGCACCGCGGCCGAGCGCGAGCAGGTACTGGCGGATCCCGGGTTCGGCCAGGTCTTCACCGATCACATGATCTCGATCGACTACACGGAGGGAACGGGCTGGCACGACGCGCGCCTCATGCCGTACGGGCCGCTCAGCCTCGACCCGGCGACCTCGGTCTTCCACTACGCCCAGGAGCTCTTCGAGGGCATGAAGGCCTACCGGCAGGAGAGCGGTGCCATCGCCACCTTCCGGCCGTACGCCAACGCCGCCCGCTTCAACCGCTCCGCCCTGCGGATGGCCATGCCGGAACTGCCGGAGGAGACGTTCGTCGAGTCGCTGGAGGTCCTCGTCCAGACCGACCGCGAATGGGTGCCCACCACCCCCGGTCACAGCCTCTACCTGCGTCCCTTCATGATCGCCACGCAGCCGGCGCTCGGGGTGAACTACCCGTCCCGGACCTACAAGTACATGGTCATCGCCTCCCCGGCGGCGTCCTACTTCGGCGGCGGCAGGCCCGTGTCGGTCTGGCTGTCCACCGAGTACACCCGCGCCGCACCCGGCGGCACCGGGTACGCCAAGTGCGGCGGCAACTATGCCGCCGCGTTCGTGGCCCAGCGCCAGGCCGTCGAGCAGGGCTGTGACCAGGTGGTCTGGCTGGACGCCGGCGAGCACCGCTACGTCGAGGAGATGGGCGGGATGAACCTGTTCTTCGTCTACGGAGACCGGCTGCTGACCCCGGCCCTCACCGGCACGCTCCTGCCCGGCATCACCCGCGACTCGATCCTCGCCCTGGCCGGTGACCTCGGCCTCACCGCCGAGGAGGGACGTCTGTCGATCGAGGAGTGGCAGGAGGGCTGCGAGTCGGGTGCGCTCACCGAGGTCTTCGCCTGCGGCACCGCGGCGGTCGTCACCCCGGTCGGCTCGGTCAAGGGCGCCGACCGCGCCTGGACGATCGGCGACGGCACCCAGGGCCCCGTCACCACCAGGATCCGCGAGGAACTCGTCGGCATCCAGTACGGCTCCCGCCCGGACTCGCGCGGCTGGGTGCACAAGATCTGCTGA
- a CDS encoding O-methyltransferase: protein MKATYLDPTVGQYMLAHTTLPDDVLDALAVETRELTGDSAGMQISPDQGRFLTMIAQIHGAANAVEVGTFTGYSSICLARGLAPGGRLTCFDVNEEWTAIARRYWERAEVTDRVELRIGPAAERLRELPEEPAVDLAFIDADKANYTVYYEILMSRLAPGGLILVDNTLWSGHVADPTRDDDTVRHMREFNDMVSTDGRVTSIMLPIADGLTMIRKH, encoded by the coding sequence ATGAAGGCGACTTATCTCGACCCCACGGTCGGACAGTACATGCTCGCGCACACCACCCTGCCCGACGACGTGCTCGACGCCCTCGCCGTCGAGACCCGCGAGCTGACCGGCGACAGCGCGGGCATGCAGATATCCCCCGACCAGGGGCGCTTCCTCACCATGATCGCCCAGATCCACGGGGCCGCGAACGCGGTGGAGGTGGGCACCTTCACCGGTTACTCCTCCATCTGCCTCGCCCGCGGGCTCGCCCCGGGCGGCAGGCTGACGTGCTTCGACGTGAACGAGGAGTGGACGGCGATCGCCCGGCGCTACTGGGAGAGGGCGGAGGTGACCGACCGCGTCGAACTGCGGATCGGCCCGGCGGCCGAGCGACTGCGGGAGCTGCCCGAGGAGCCGGCCGTGGATCTGGCGTTCATCGACGCCGACAAGGCCAACTACACCGTCTACTACGAGATCCTCATGTCGCGCCTGGCCCCGGGCGGGCTGATCCTCGTCGACAACACCCTGTGGAGCGGCCACGTCGCCGACCCCACCAGGGACGACGACACGGTCAGGCACATGCGGGAGTTCAACGACATGGTCAGCACCGACGGCCGGGTCACCTCGATCATGCTGCCCATCGCCGACGGCCTCACCATGATCCGGAAGCACTGA
- the cimA gene encoding citramalate synthase — protein sequence MTDDSFHVYDTTLRDGAQQEGLNLTVADKLAIARHLDGLGVGFIEGGWPGANPKDTEFFRRAQTELDLRHAQLAAFGATRRAGVKAADDPLVAALRESGAPVVTLVAKSHDRHVELALRTSLQENLAMIRDTVSHLRAEGQRVFLDAEHFFDGYASNPAYALEVVRTAAEAGASVIALCDTNGGMLPDELAEVVQAAVGTSARIGIHCHDDTGCAVANTLAAVKAGATHVQGCANGYGERSGNANLFTVVANLQLKRGFDLVPRAALADMTRIAHAITEVTNVTPNSHAPYVGVSAFAHKAGLHASAIKVDPNLYQHIDPAEVGNDMRMLVSDMAGRASVELKGRELGYDLPADTSRELVNRVKELESRGYTFEAADASFELLLRDTVAGERRRHFQVESWRVIIERTRGGELVSEATVKLHARGKRIVATGEGNGPVNALDRAVRLGLERLYPELAEVELIDFKVRILEGTHGTDAVTRVLITSSDAAGEWSTVGVDENIIEASWQALEQAVTYGLLRAGHEAE from the coding sequence ATGACCGACGACAGCTTCCACGTGTACGACACGACACTCCGTGACGGTGCCCAGCAGGAGGGGCTCAACCTCACGGTGGCCGACAAGCTGGCCATCGCGCGTCACCTGGACGGCCTGGGCGTCGGCTTCATCGAGGGTGGCTGGCCCGGCGCGAACCCCAAGGACACCGAATTCTTCAGGCGGGCCCAAACAGAGCTCGACCTGAGACACGCGCAGCTCGCCGCGTTCGGCGCGACCCGCCGGGCCGGGGTGAAGGCGGCCGACGACCCGTTGGTGGCCGCGCTGCGCGAATCCGGCGCGCCGGTCGTGACCCTTGTCGCCAAGAGTCACGACCGGCACGTGGAGCTGGCCCTCCGCACGAGTCTCCAGGAGAACCTCGCGATGATCCGCGACACGGTCTCTCACCTTCGTGCGGAGGGACAGCGAGTCTTCCTCGACGCCGAGCACTTCTTCGACGGGTACGCCTCCAACCCAGCCTACGCGCTGGAGGTCGTCCGCACCGCCGCCGAGGCCGGTGCCTCGGTCATCGCGCTGTGCGACACCAACGGCGGGATGCTCCCCGACGAGCTGGCCGAGGTGGTCCAGGCCGCCGTCGGGACGTCCGCCAGGATCGGCATCCACTGCCACGACGACACCGGTTGCGCGGTGGCCAACACCCTGGCGGCGGTCAAGGCCGGCGCCACCCACGTGCAGGGCTGCGCGAACGGCTACGGTGAGCGCTCCGGGAACGCCAACCTGTTCACGGTCGTGGCCAACCTCCAGCTCAAGCGGGGTTTCGACCTCGTCCCCCGCGCGGCGCTCGCCGACATGACCAGGATCGCCCACGCGATCACCGAGGTCACCAACGTCACCCCGAACTCCCACGCGCCGTACGTGGGCGTCTCTGCCTTCGCGCACAAGGCGGGGCTGCACGCCAGCGCCATCAAGGTCGACCCCAACCTCTACCAGCACATCGACCCCGCCGAGGTCGGCAACGACATGCGCATGCTCGTCTCCGACATGGCGGGCCGCGCCTCGGTCGAGCTCAAGGGCCGCGAGCTGGGCTACGACCTGCCCGCCGACACCTCGCGCGAGCTGGTCAACCGGGTCAAGGAACTGGAGTCCAGGGGCTACACCTTCGAGGCCGCCGACGCCTCCTTCGAGCTGCTGCTGCGCGACACCGTCGCCGGAGAGCGCAGGCGCCACTTCCAGGTCGAGTCGTGGCGGGTCATCATCGAGCGGACCCGGGGCGGCGAGCTGGTCAGCGAGGCCACCGTCAAGCTGCACGCCAGGGGCAAGCGGATCGTCGCCACCGGCGAGGGAAACGGCCCGGTCAACGCCCTCGACCGGGCCGTGCGGCTGGGCCTGGAGCGGCTCTACCCGGAGCTGGCGGAGGTCGAGCTGATCGACTTCAAGGTACGGATCCTGGAGGGCACGCACGGCACTGACGCGGTGACGAGGGTGCTCATCACCTCCAGCGACGCGGCCGGCGAGTGGTCCACCGTCGGCGTCGACGAGAACATCATCGAGGCGTCGTGGCAGGCCCTGGAGCAGGCCGTCACCTACGGCCTGCTGCGCGCCGGCCACGAGGCGGAGTGA